The Chitinophagales bacterium genome window below encodes:
- a CDS encoding flavodoxin, protein MNKIGLFYGTDTGNTEMVANKLIEKIEAILGSDSVDLFEIYQKKAEDMNAYDLIIMGQPTWYDGELQGDWEEFIPELKKIDFSNKKVAFFGLGDQYGYASYFCDSLGVFADMVMEQGGQIVGYTSTEGYEHDFSKAEKDGQFCGLCLDEDNQDELTEERLENWLPKVLKEFGLK, encoded by the coding sequence ATGAATAAAATTGGGTTGTTTTATGGTACCGATACTGGAAATACAGAGATGGTAGCCAATAAATTAATAGAAAAAATAGAAGCCATATTAGGGAGCGATAGTGTAGATTTATTTGAAATTTATCAGAAAAAAGCGGAAGATATGAATGCTTATGATTTGATAATAATGGGGCAACCTACATGGTACGATGGAGAACTTCAAGGAGACTGGGAAGAATTTATTCCGGAGCTAAAAAAAATAGATTTTTCTAATAAAAAGGTAGCATTTTTTGGTTTAGGAGACCAGTACGGATATGCTTCATATTTTTGTGATTCTCTTGGTGTTTTTGCCGATATGGTAATGGAACAAGGAGGGCAAATAGTAGGCTACACCAGCACTGAGGGCTATGAGCATGATTTTTCAAAAGCGGAAAAAGATGGTCAGTTTTGTGGCTTGTGTTTAGATGAAGATAATCAAGATGAACTAACTGAAGAAAGGTTAGAAAATTGGTTGCCAAAAGTGCTAAAAGAGTTCGGTTTAAAATAA
- a CDS encoding gliding motility-associated C-terminal domain-containing protein — protein sequence MKVKIYSLLTLFFVIFISFEVKASHLLGSEITFVCNGPGNYTVTLNLYRDCNGITPSGTQTLTYSSSSCGSNGSIQLNRVGNIQDITPLCPGEQSACNGNGQWGVQRYTYTGTLTLPPGCGNDWVLGWSQCCRNGAINTLSSPSNQNMYVGALLDNTVTAPACNNSPTFNNPPASIVCVNQPVVYNHGVADVDGDSLYFSLGNCYEGNNNQVNYSGSYSGTTPLSSSTGITVNPNTGAISFTPNQQQVGVLCVNVKEYRNGVLISEINRDMQFTVINCSNQPPQASGVDGTPNTDPVNFETSICANGALCFTIDGTDPNGNNVTMSWNNEIIGATFTVSNNGTPTPSATFCWNPGPQNIGQNVFSVNVQDDACPIIGAGTYTYIIDVLPSPNTLDAGPNDTICFGESTTLIATSMPTATSYTWTPVSSLSASTGATVVASPFASTTYEVSATFPDGCDLTDVVTVGVAPNPNVSVTPANSFNCSGQPTDLSATYSSSYSYNWSPGAFPNSADITVNATSTTTYTVEVTESNFGCQSTATATVVVAAPTSNACNVLYVTPSGIASNDGTKASPLDLVTAMEIGACNGTTIKMAVGDYVTDSTINRVTSYLTLEGGFDNATPNWDKISTAGATRILRTATRSTSTTTSSIVQGSGIPNEFGPNPEVVAIEVSNQTGFRFQDITVRSQLTNPNIEFQGEPGVDVIGVRLNACDQYNLVRTQINTSQAGKGGNQSWSIPAEDGGDARGLVALSNGAGTNLIQCNITAGAAGAGGNSNANGSPTPLAGSPGTTQAIQRTGTAFVTNQNSFNLTGQPTISMDDIACTATNMDFRQTASGSWTFGANSNPSSATGSTVTTAYSTLGRKNIGYAGNNYSGFANILLDSQVLPAFTTSAPIVNGAYRICAGEDVNFSATNGGTGYIYHWDLGGGATPNNYDGVAYATLQDIDFMTPGIYTIELRYETSCCGLSIPTTLELHVEDRPIIVMPPDANLCYGDPGVNLSVGGMLPNGVVNWSPSAGLDANDVPNVFASPGDTLTYNVTMVDSSGLCSNAGYVTVNVINLELTTSTTDYICVDDGTATVAVTGGSGSYSYQWDDPFNQTSATATGLAVGTYHVIVTDNNSGCQDSATAVVNPAPSSLVGYISNTNNVSCIGADDGSLTASVYGGTAPYDYTWTPTGGSATNSGTSHTTTLLPGGNYTVTIIDDLGCQYVVDGFIAEPDTLRMEIDSVRNPSCLGATDGYLRVFVDGGTAPVSVLWDDANATTTKELQNIGVGTYCVTVVDANGCSDSTCFTINAITPHDTIYDTICQFTSYTFPDNDVVASLSSDTVAIDTLLNSIGCDSLVTTFLTVHPLPAVVANSSDIAICPDDSLYLYGTGAATYVWSTGLPDSAYFTPPIGNTDYYVTGTDVNGCENRDTITVTVNPFPTVVANASPNDTLCEGEQLTLTGSGAQAPYTWLPATVSDGVAFVPPVGNSQYIVTASDANGCTDTDTINIVVNPLPTVVANASDIAICEGDSIYLYGTGAIFYSWSDGTQSYQDSAYFVPPVGSNDYYVTGIDVNGCENRDTVTITVTPAPTVIANTTGNNLCTPATISLTGSGTAGVTYTWNPATVTDGTPFNPPVGITDYIVTGTEPITGCSAKDTITITIYPLPTVVANASPNDTLCQGEQLTLTGSGAQAPYTWTGGSGGITDGTSFTPAVGTTVYTVTATDANGCTNDTTITIVVHPNPTVGVNVSPNDSLCGGEQVTLNGTGAQTYTWIPNTIADGEAFEVNQGSTVYNVTGTDANGCEGTATQTIYGYMNYEFFNTVSICEDESYTLENGTVVSQAGTYSVNFPTTANSCDSIYNTTVNVNRLLQYTPLEDIRVCSGLGVTLGVGAQNTTAIQWYVSSNGVEQSLAGNANYVNTTSDSLGFNLDVSLHENIYIIEMTDECGRVTRDSMLLEVFEPHAVEDGVADTTFCMYEIDIITVNYNGHSYEWNNGTLGASVMPTEAGDYIVNFVENYTGCLLSDTINIGLEDCIGNCVVLAPTGFSPDASGANDVFRVVTSCEEGFDYFEMTVYNRWGELVYYTDDWREGWDGTYKGRDAEIGVYTYYVEYTKSISQEKGSIKGNVTLIR from the coding sequence ATGAAAGTAAAGATATACTCGCTACTTACGCTATTTTTTGTCATTTTTATTTCTTTTGAAGTAAAAGCATCACATTTATTAGGTTCTGAAATTACCTTTGTTTGCAATGGTCCGGGAAATTATACCGTAACGCTTAATTTGTACAGAGATTGTAATGGAATAACACCTTCAGGGACACAAACACTTACATATAGTTCATCATCGTGTGGGTCAAATGGAAGTATTCAATTAAATAGAGTTGGAAACATTCAAGATATTACTCCACTATGCCCAGGAGAGCAAAGTGCCTGTAATGGCAATGGACAGTGGGGTGTTCAAAGATATACATACACAGGAACATTAACTTTGCCACCGGGATGTGGTAATGATTGGGTATTAGGGTGGAGTCAATGTTGTAGAAATGGAGCAATTAATACTTTAAGTAGCCCTTCAAATCAAAATATGTATGTAGGAGCATTGTTAGATAACACAGTTACTGCACCAGCTTGCAATAATTCCCCAACTTTTAATAATCCTCCTGCTTCAATAGTTTGTGTTAATCAACCTGTAGTGTATAATCATGGTGTTGCAGACGTAGATGGAGATTCATTGTATTTTTCTTTAGGAAACTGTTATGAAGGCAATAATAATCAAGTAAATTATTCAGGTAGCTATAGTGGAACTACGCCTTTATCAAGTTCTACGGGCATTACAGTTAATCCTAACACAGGTGCAATTTCTTTTACACCTAATCAACAACAAGTGGGTGTACTTTGTGTAAATGTGAAAGAATATAGAAATGGCGTGCTTATCAGTGAAATTAACAGAGATATGCAGTTTACAGTTATAAACTGTTCTAATCAACCGCCTCAAGCTTCGGGAGTTGATGGAACTCCAAATACCGATCCTGTAAATTTTGAAACGTCAATATGTGCTAATGGAGCATTATGTTTTACAATTGATGGTACAGACCCTAATGGTAATAATGTTACAATGTCATGGAATAATGAAATTATAGGGGCAACATTTACAGTTTCCAATAATGGGACACCAACACCATCTGCTACATTCTGTTGGAATCCGGGACCTCAAAATATAGGTCAAAATGTATTTTCAGTAAACGTGCAAGATGATGCCTGCCCAATTATCGGAGCAGGAACCTACACGTATATCATAGATGTATTGCCAAGTCCTAATACACTTGATGCAGGACCTAATGACACTATATGTTTCGGAGAATCTACTACTTTAATAGCTACTTCAATGCCAACAGCAACAAGCTATACTTGGACGCCAGTTTCTTCTTTATCAGCATCTACAGGAGCTACAGTTGTGGCATCTCCATTTGCATCAACCACTTATGAGGTATCTGCTACTTTCCCGGATGGCTGTGATTTAACTGATGTAGTAACCGTAGGAGTAGCACCCAATCCAAACGTAAGTGTTACCCCGGCTAATTCATTTAATTGTAGTGGGCAGCCTACAGATTTAAGTGCCACCTATTCTTCAAGTTATTCCTACAATTGGTCACCAGGAGCATTTCCTAATAGTGCAGATATAACCGTAAATGCTACCAGCACAACAACTTATACCGTAGAAGTAACCGAATCAAATTTTGGTTGCCAATCTACAGCCACAGCTACAGTAGTAGTGGCAGCACCTACAAGCAATGCTTGTAACGTATTGTATGTAACACCTTCAGGTATAGCTTCTAATGATGGCACAAAAGCAAGCCCGTTAGATTTAGTAACAGCAATGGAAATAGGAGCATGTAATGGAACAACCATAAAAATGGCAGTAGGAGATTATGTAACAGACTCAACAATAAATAGAGTAACCAGTTATTTAACATTAGAGGGAGGTTTTGATAATGCTACACCAAATTGGGATAAAATAAGTACCGCAGGAGCAACAAGAATATTAAGAACAGCAACCCGTTCTACATCAACAACAACATCATCAATAGTACAAGGTTCAGGAATACCAAATGAATTTGGACCAAACCCGGAAGTAGTAGCTATAGAAGTAAGTAATCAAACAGGATTTAGATTTCAAGACATAACTGTGAGAAGTCAACTTACAAACCCGAACATAGAATTTCAAGGAGAGCCGGGCGTAGATGTAATAGGTGTGAGATTAAACGCTTGCGACCAATATAATTTAGTAAGAACACAAATAAATACAAGCCAAGCAGGTAAGGGAGGTAATCAATCTTGGTCAATACCGGCAGAAGATGGAGGAGATGCAAGAGGATTAGTAGCACTTTCAAACGGAGCGGGAACTAATTTGATACAATGTAATATAACGGCAGGAGCAGCAGGAGCAGGAGGAAATTCAAATGCAAATGGAAGTCCAACACCATTAGCAGGAAGCCCGGGCACTACACAAGCAATACAAAGAACGGGGACAGCGTTTGTAACCAATCAAAATTCATTCAACTTAACAGGGCAACCAACCATATCAATGGACGATATAGCTTGTACAGCTACAAATATGGATTTTAGGCAGACAGCAAGTGGAAGCTGGACATTTGGAGCAAATAGTAACCCAAGTTCAGCCACCGGTTCAACAGTAACAACAGCATATAGTACATTAGGTAGAAAGAATATAGGTTATGCAGGTAATAATTATTCGGGCTTTGCCAATATACTATTAGATTCGCAGGTACTACCTGCATTTACCACATCGGCACCTATAGTAAATGGAGCATATAGAATATGTGCAGGAGAAGATGTAAACTTTAGTGCTACAAATGGAGGAACAGGATACATATATCATTGGGATTTAGGAGGAGGAGCAACACCAAACAATTATGACGGAGTAGCTTATGCAACACTTCAAGATATAGATTTTATGACACCGGGAATATATACCATAGAGTTAAGATACGAGACAAGTTGCTGTGGATTATCAATACCAACAACATTAGAACTACATGTAGAAGATAGACCTATTATTGTAATGCCACCTGATGCTAATTTATGTTATGGTGATCCGGGAGTAAATTTATCAGTAGGAGGAATGCTTCCAAATGGGGTAGTTAACTGGTCTCCAAGTGCTGGATTAGATGCTAATGATGTACCAAATGTTTTTGCTTCGCCAGGAGATACACTTACCTATAATGTTACTATGGTTGATTCATCGGGTTTATGCTCTAATGCCGGTTATGTAACGGTAAATGTTATTAATTTAGAACTTACAACAAGTACTACAGATTATATTTGTGTAGATGATGGAACGGCCACTGTTGCAGTAACAGGCGGAAGTGGTAGTTATTCTTATCAATGGGATGATCCTTTTAACCAAACTTCAGCCACCGCCACAGGTTTAGCAGTAGGTACATATCATGTAATAGTTACTGACAATAATTCTGGATGTCAAGATTCTGCTACAGCAGTAGTTAATCCAGCTCCAAGTTCATTAGTTGGATATATAAGCAATACAAATAATGTTTCTTGTATTGGAGCAGACGATGGAAGTTTGACCGCAAGTGTTTATGGAGGTACTGCTCCTTATGATTATACTTGGACTCCAACAGGCGGTAGTGCCACCAACTCTGGCACAAGCCACACAACTACACTTTTACCAGGAGGTAATTATACTGTTACTATAATAGATGATTTAGGCTGTCAATATGTAGTAGATGGTTTTATAGCAGAACCTGATACTTTAAGAATGGAAATAGACTCTGTTAGAAATCCATCGTGTTTAGGTGCAACTGATGGCTATTTAAGAGTATTTGTAGATGGAGGAACAGCCCCGGTTAGTGTACTTTGGGATGATGCAAATGCTACAACAACAAAAGAACTACAAAATATTGGTGTAGGCACATATTGTGTTACCGTAGTAGATGCCAATGGATGTTCAGATTCAACATGCTTTACTATAAATGCAATAACACCGCACGATACAATTTATGATACAATTTGTCAGTTTACATCTTATACTTTCCCTGATAATGATGTAGTTGCAAGTTTAAGTTCGGATACCGTAGCTATAGATACTTTATTAAATTCTATAGGTTGTGATAGTCTTGTTACCACATTCCTAACTGTCCACCCCCTTCCTGCTGTAGTAGCCAACTCAAGCGATATAGCAATATGTCCGGATGATTCATTGTATTTATACGGAACGGGAGCAGCAACTTATGTTTGGAGCACAGGTTTACCGGACAGTGCTTATTTCACTCCGCCAATAGGCAATACCGATTATTATGTAACGGGAACAGATGTAAATGGCTGTGAAAACAGAGATACCATTACCGTAACCGTAAATCCATTCCCAACAGTAGTAGCCAATGCTTCTCCAAATGATACATTGTGTGAAGGAGAACAACTAACCCTAACAGGAAGTGGAGCACAAGCACCATACACATGGTTGCCGGCAACAGTATCTGATGGCGTAGCTTTTGTGCCTCCGGTAGGCAATTCGCAATATATAGTAACCGCTTCAGATGCTAACGGCTGTACAGATACAGACACCATAAACATAGTAGTAAATCCATTGCCTACAGTAGTAGCTAATGCTTCAGATATAGCTATTTGCGAAGGAGATTCAATATACTTATATGGAACAGGAGCTATCTTTTACTCTTGGAGCGATGGTACACAAAGCTATCAAGACAGTGCTTATTTTGTACCACCTGTTGGTTCAAACGATTATTATGTAACAGGGATAGATGTAAATGGTTGCGAGAATAGAGATACGGTAACCATAACAGTAACACCTGCACCTACCGTAATAGCCAATACAACAGGAAATAACTTATGTACACCAGCCACCATAAGCCTAACAGGAAGTGGAACGGCAGGCGTAACATATACTTGGAATCCGGCTACCGTTACAGATGGCACTCCTTTTAATCCACCGGTAGGTATCACAGATTATATAGTAACAGGAACAGAACCTATTACAGGCTGTTCGGCAAAAGATACCATTACAATTACCATATATCCACTGCCAACAGTGGTAGCTAATGCTTCGCCTAATGACACTCTTTGCCAAGGAGAACAACTAACCCTAACAGGAAGCGGAGCACAAGCCCCATATACATGGACAGGAGGAAGTGGAGGCATAACAGATGGAACATCATTTACCCCAGCAGTAGGAACAACCGTATATACAGTAACCGCCACAGACGCAAACGGCTGTACCAATGATACAACTATTACCATAGTAGTACATCCAAATCCTACGGTAGGCGTAAATGTATCGCCAAACGACAGTTTATGTGGAGGCGAGCAAGTAACCTTAAATGGAACAGGAGCACAAACATATACTTGGATACCAAATACGATAGCAGACGGAGAAGCTTTTGAAGTAAATCAAGGAAGTACGGTTTATAATGTAACCGGTACAGATGCCAATGGATGCGAAGGCACAGCCACACAAACCATATATGGATATATGAATTATGAATTTTTCAATACCGTAAGTATCTGTGAAGATGAAAGCTATACCTTAGAAAATGGAACAGTAGTAAGCCAAGCAGGAACATATAGCGTAAACTTCCCAACTACAGCTAATAGTTGTGATTCCATATACAATACTACGGTAAACGTAAATCGTTTATTACAATACACACCATTAGAAGATATAAGAGTATGTAGTGGCCTGGGCGTAACCCTTGGCGTGGGAGCACAAAACACAACAGCAATACAATGGTATGTATCGTCAAATGGAGTAGAGCAGAGTTTAGCAGGAAATGCCAACTATGTGAATACAACAAGTGATAGTTTAGGATTTAATTTAGATGTATCGCTACATGAAAATATATACATTATAGAAATGACAGACGAATGTGGAAGAGTAACGAGAGATTCCATGTTGCTGGAAGTATTTGAACCACATGCAGTAGAAGATGGAGTAGCAGACACCACTTTCTGTATGTACGAAATAGATATAATAACCGTAAACTACAATGGACACAGCTATGAGTGGAACAATGGAACATTGGGAGCATCAGTAATGCCGACAGAAGCAGGAGATTACATAGTAAACTTTGTAGAGAACTACACAGGGTGTTTATTAAGTGATACGATAAATATAGGCTTAGAAGACTGCATAGGAAATTGTGTAGTATTAGCACCAACAGGTTTCAGTCCTGATGCTAGCGGAGCGAATGATGTGTTTAGAGTAGTAACCAGCTGTGAAGAAGGCTTTGATTATTTTGAAATGACAGTGTATAACAGGTGGGGCGAATTAGTATATTACACCGATGATTGGAGAGAAGGTTGGGATGGCACTTACAAAGGTAGAGATGCAGAGATAGGCGTTTACACTTATTATGTAGAATATACCAAAAGTATATCTCAAGAAAAAGGAAGTATTAAAGGAAATGTTACTTTAATAAGGTAA